Below is a genomic region from Pseudanabaena sp. BC1403.
TAAAACATCCTCGGTCGTCAATAAGGTCGCACCTTCGGACATCAGCTGCGCCACGGATTTATCTTCGCGTGCGCCTTCGATCATGGCATCAATAATGTAGGCGATCGCTTCAGGTACATTCAGCTTCAGACCTTTTTCTTTGCGACGACGGGCGATTTCGGCTGCTGTAAAAACAGTCAGCCGTTCAACCTCTCTGGGAGTTAAGTACATATCAACTCTTTCAACGGTCTAATGGCTTTTGCATTATGTTGTTTCTTTCCTAACTAATGAGTAGTAAAAGTTACAATATTTTTTCTGAATTCTTTTGGGATTATTTTTAGTATTCTATTTATATTAGAACTTCCCAATAGACCCAGCAATATAGCAATTTAAGCCTTGCTTAGGGCATAAAACCCGTTAAAATAGATTTAGTTAGAGTAGTCATGAACTTATGATCTTTGGTAGCTTTGATGCGATCGCCATTTTCTAATTCATATTCAAAGACTTCCTGATTAATGCGATCGCTCTGATTCTTTCTAAATATTAGTAAACCAATCCAGATCAACTTCGACGTTTTACTTGTTATAGGATTTTTGTGATATCCAACCCACGATCAAAAATCTCATCGATCGCAAGCATTTCACCGTCATTAGTCATGAACTTATGATCCTTAGTAGCTCTGATGCGATCGCCATTTTCTAGCTCATATTCAAAGACTTCTTGATTACCGCGATCGTGCCACTGTGCGATCGGCTGAGTATACACAAATCCTTTCTCATCAACGCTATAGACCTGACATTCGATTTGATGCTCAACAATTTTACCGATCGGCATCAGACCAAATTCCACAGTTCGCACCAGCGTATCGTAGCTAAGACAATATTCCGCAAAAATCACCATCTGATCGAAAAGATCATTAGAAATCTCTGACCTAATTCCATTTTTTGCACACCCATCAAGAAAGATAGAGCGCTGTTTTTCCATTTCTTCAGGTTTCTTTTTACCCATCGCCCGACGCAACAAATCCGCAGCCCCAAGAGAATATCCTGCCAAATCCTGTGCCATTTTCATGATCTGCTCTTGGTAGCAATTATGGGTAACTATTCCATTTGCTAAGAAATAGGGAGAATTTTGGTCTGCCATTTCAATGTCAAAACATTCTTCAGTTCCCCAATCTTCAACAGATACTACAAATACTGGACGAGCATCTTGTAGATACGTCTCTGTATAAATTTTTTGATACGCTTCAGCCCAGCCTATTATCTGAGTTGCATATTGTGAACGAACAGGTTTAAACATAACTCCTGCTTGGAGCGATCGCTTAGCAGTTTTGCGGCTTTCACGATCTGTTCTAGAGATCTCAATTTCTAATTCTTCCTGCATTCGCAAAGATGGAATAGGAATAAAGTTGTATTTTT
It encodes:
- a CDS encoding urease subunit gamma encodes the protein MYLTPREVERLTVFTAAEIARRRKEKGLKLNVPEAIAYIIDAMIEGAREDKSVAQLMSEGATLLTTEDVLPGVTELIPLIQVEAHFADGTKLISIHNPIRSPGT